The Theileria parva strain Muguga chromosome 1, complete sequence, whole genome shotgun sequence DNA window AACTACTTGAAGAAcgaaataataaaataacaaaaaacTTAGAAAATCCGGGCAAAAAGGGCCATCGGAACATTTATCACTCTAAAGGCAAAAATACTCATGTTAATAACGTGTAATTTGTCAGAAAATTAAGCAAAAGATCAACTTTTCAATTATATTCTATCATTGCTTCCTGGTGACACTACAATTAATCAGGTTCTTTTCAAAAAGCTTATTCCTAAATTTTCACACTCTTCCTTCTCAAATGTTAgatttttgattttatttagtaGATTTCTCAGTTTTAGGTCCTTAATACTCAAATGTGTCGTCTCCCTATCAATCCACATAACAACCCGTTACtcttaatttattcctcTAAAAATATTCTTCTTTCCACCATTGACACATTCGTTTCAGggttttttatttttagcattttttattgttatttcGGCGTTTTTTATCCTCTACAGTTCGTATATTTTGACTCTTGAACACAATTATCctttcaatttttaaactagttctgttttatttaaacttatattattgccttatttattacattaaatgAGATATAATAGTTATCCGATattaaagttttaaaaatgtagAGATTCTAAATAAATTGCGTAATCCTTTAACCGGAATTAGGTATATTTCTTGGTTGTGTTAACATTATCTTAGGCATGGATTATTCTTTagtatatacttaatacgTAATGTTAAATACAATGTACTTAATTAATGCTATTATATATGTGTGTTGTATACagtaatatactatataaaatattcatatCCGGGTATATGTGTATTGTTGAGATTGATATGGAAAATTGTAAAGAAaaggaataaaaattaaaggtGTTGGAAAACCTAAGAAGTATTATCTAATTCCAACAATTTATCACttaatgtttaaatatgtaaatttttataacaGTTCGTTTTTCAAGTTTACCCATGGGGTGTTgtttagtaataatataaaaaaggGACCATAGCCATGTCAAATAACAtctatcaattttattaatttattttttacagtAATATCAGATTCAATCACagtatttttatcttaCCCGTGATTTCGtatttgtaattttgtGGAATCacaaaacattttaaaagtCTTACGATGGAGTCTTTTGAGCATATAATCTTGTAGCATACATTTGATTgatttttgtattttaaaaaatggatACTTTGGAGGTCGATATCGACGAAAACGTAGATGACTTAGGCTATAACGAAGAGTATGACCCTGAGGAACACCAAAATAACAGAAAATCTAACAAGGAAATTGATTACCAGGAGTTAGAAGAGGATTTTAATAGAAGATCGTTCGATTATGGGCCTTCGCGATCAAAAAGGAGAAACTTTAGAACACAAAGGCCTTGCCAAAGGCATAGAGAAAACTTTAGGTATCAAAACCATAGAGAATCCAGAGGTTACGGACCTTACTCTAAGCAAAATAGCCTTCCAAATCGCACTAATCTACCGCCAAAGGCTGACGAAGATGAGCTGAAGCAAATTGATGCAAAACTAGTTACCCTGCTCGACTCATTTTCAACTGCCAAAGAGGATATTCTCTCGGTTTTAGAAGATCTTAAATTAGTAACGGATAAACATAATAAAGTTATTGCCGCAACTCTggttaaatgtgttgagTCATTTCCAGTCAAGACAGGTACCAAATGTTCACTCGTGTATAGTTATTCCATAAcctattaattatatacataaaatattaatgaatGTATAGGAGCATATGCAAGTTTGGTTGGACTTTTGAAAGTGAGCGGAAAGACTGATCTGGTGGACTTAATAAACCAGCAGGTTTTGTATAATCTGGGATTAAAGTTGTCGAATGGAGACCGAACAGCCTGTGTGTTGCTGCTGCGGTTTCTTATCGGACTACACTGCTCGAATGTGACTTCAAACTCagtatttgaaattttgaCTCTTCTTCTAAAGCTCGCGAATGAGGTTGAAAACTTCCCCTACGATACCAGTGTGGACTACGTAAAGTCTGTAGTAATCCTGGATAATCTAAACTACATGGTGCTGGCGAGTATTCCCTGGTTCAGCAGGGAAGCATTCATGACAAACGTCGAGACTATAACTTCTATGTGCGAGAAGCTTTTTGAGTACTCTGAGAGAAGAATGAGGTTAATGGAGTCCCTGCCCTCAGATCTAGAATTTAACCCTAACCTTGACTTGTCAGACTTTTACGCCAAGAGTGGAAATACGAAAAAGTTTAACCCTTACGTGTTCAAGTTTTATTATAAGGATACTGTTAACTTGAATTTGGATGACAGATTCACCTCAGGAGTTCACGCTCTAAAATCACTCCTCAAGGTACTTTTTACTTAAACTTGTTAATTAGTTGCATATTCACGTGGcaattagttaaataaatttaactcaCTAATGTTAATTGTTGATGATTAGAATGATTGGACGAGTTCAACAACGTATCGTTTTTACCAGAGCAAGGGGATTGTGGAGAAGCTTAAGGACTCATCGGACTATACAGAGAACAAAGTCACGTcagataatttaaactcaGTTTTACACTTGGATCTTAAGAACTTCAATAACTTCAAACCCCTTTTACCGAAAACATTCAATTTCAATTATGTACTCGATAAGTCACAACTAACTACAACACACGACAAATGGTATTAATTATCTATAATATTAGTGTATTAGTCGTATTATTGACTGTAGtgtcaaatttattaaaatttattgatagttaaattattggatAATAGAGTTTATGAATGTGTTTTAGGTTATTTGAAGAGCatgtatattatgtatttgAGCTATTTTCGGACGATTCACTCAGATGTGCACAGCAGTTGTTAGCAATACCATTGAATGAGGAGTTTAAGGAGTACGGGATAGTTGATGTGCTGCTTAACCTGTCTCTTTCCAAGTTTTATGACAATTACTACTCAATCTTCGGCACTCTGGTGATGCATAACCTGTGTACCCTGGAGGAGAAGACGGAGGATATCTTCTACTCGTACGTTTCTCAGCTGTTGGCAGAGACGGATAAGCTGGATTCGTGGGTGCTGAACACGATGGTGAATATCTGTAGCTTCTGGTTCAACATGGAGTTTTGCAAGATCAGGACGTCGTCAGACGATATTAACGTTGAGGGAGAGAACAGTGATGAGATTAGGAAGGACCTGATCAGGCAGAAGAATAGCAGACTTTTCAAGACACTCTTTAAGCCGAGTAACTGCGCTAACAACTATAACTTGAGGCTAATTGAGAAGATTTCAAGGCTGGTTTACATGGATAGACTCTTAACGTATTCTCCAACTGACCTAGAATCTGAGATCAGAGCACTTGGAGTGTCCAAGGATTTCAAGAATAAACCCTACGAACACTTACTCTTCTTGAACATGTTACACTTTAATAAGCTCGCAGATGAGGAAAACGAGTTGAGGAATAGAAGAATTGTGTCATTTATTAACAACTATACAAATAAGCCGTATCTCAAAGAACAGCCAAAACACCTGTTCTCAGAAACCAAGGAAACCAAAGATTATGATGAGGTTATACATACAGATGAGGATTTAATACTTAATACACAAGCAACAAATACTAATTTGACCAATTCACAGCTAGATTTGAATACTAACTTAACGAGTATACAAGTCGATTTGAAttctaatttaacaaatacaCAAACAGCAAATTTGGTGAGTGCCGGCAATGTGGAGGTTTGGAAACGAGATGATTTGATACTGTTGTTTTGGGATACGTTGTTGATATTTGGAAGTAAGTCAATGACACACCTGTACAGGTTATTGGAGTTCCATTCGGATGTTTTGAAGATGTTTGAAACACCAGAATCGCCATTTGAGGAAAGTTTGCCCTATAAAGTTATGTGGCAGACAGTAGTGACATTTGAAAGGGATCATAAGAGACTGGAGCTATCATTTGACTTTTTCATAAGAAACAATGTGTTCACATGTCcaatgattttaaagtttcTGTTCACGCTACCAGCTAACGTACTGATGTCCAACTTTTTCTTTTACGCAGTTAACTCCGTGTTCTCAGAAGTGCATTCAAGACTGGTAAACTTTAGAGAAAGCTATAAAGTGGCCTTGAGAGAATTAGCAGGCACTGTTGCAATGGAGGCAAAGAAGCAGGAACTGGATACCGTGGAGCTAGActactttaattttttcgaACAATTCGTACGTTTGGTTAGTGACAGGCTTTCAACATCAGACGCCAACATCAGAAAAGTACTGGAAGAACTTTTAGTTAGGAAACTTGTAAAGTATTCTTTACAGGAAAAGGTGAACATCAAACTATACAATTCTGTAACAAATGTTCATGAAACTGTCAAAGTTACACTATACATATTGGCAATGCCATCATACCTATTAccataatatattattacatacctatataaatattatatacaatatattgattattatatacaatatattaactattgtATACGTGTATTATCTAAAAGATTTAGggtttaatattatatattccTCTTTCTTGGGTCTAGCCTggataattttcattagTTGGAATTTATACATGAGTGAGAGGGCGTGGAAAACAGGGTCAATGTTGGCCATGTCTTTCCGAGTCATGTTTCTAGTGTTGGCGAAAAGGTCCAAGAAGTCCAAATCGGTCTGGAAAACTGAGTCGAAGGAGTCTATTTGTCTAAGCGATGAGAGGTTCATGAAGTTGCCTAGGTGAATGAAATCGTCTGAAACGGACAAATGATTACATTTTCTGAAAGTGGGTAGACCAAACTTAACGTGTTGAGATATTTCAAAGGGGTTCCTCTTGTAAAAGGTTAAGTTCTTGTTAAATGGAAGAGCCTGGTTAGTCTTGGATCCGTAAACGAAAGGGAGTGAACTTGAAGGCTCAGCACACTTGAAAAGCTGCACCACAGGCATATTCTCGTAGTAAACCTCCTGCTCTATCAGAAGACGGAGCATAATCTCGTTGTACCTAAACTCCTTCTCGTG harbors:
- a CDS encoding MIF4G like family protein, which translates into the protein MDTLEVDIDENVDDLGYNEEYDPEEHQNNRKSNKEIDYQELEEDFNRRSFDYGPSRSKRRNFRTQRPCQRHRENFRYQNHRESRGYGPYSKQNSLPNRTNLPPKADEDELKQIDAKLVTLLDSFSTAKEDILSVLEDLKLVTDKHNKVIAATLVKCVESFPVKTGAYASLVGLLKVSGKTDLVDLINQQVLYNLGLKLSNGDRTACVLLLRFLIGLHCSNVTSNSVFEILTLLLKLANEVENFPYDTSVDYVKSVVILDNLNYMVLASIPWFSREAFMTNVETITSMCEKLFEYSERRMRLMESLPSDLEFNPNLDLSDFYAKSGNTKKFNPYVFKFYYKDTVNLNLDDRFTSGVHALKSLLKNDWTSSTTYRFYQSKGIVEKLKDSSDYTENKVTSDNLNSVLHLDLKNFNNFKPLLPKTFNFNYVLDKSQLTTTHDKWLFEEHVYYVFELFSDDSLRCAQQLLAIPLNEEFKEYGIVDVLLNLSLSKFYDNYYSIFGTLVMHNLCTLEEKTEDIFYSYVSQLLAETDKLDSWVLNTMVNICSFWFNMEFCKIRTSSDDINVEGENSDEIRKDLIRQKNSRLFKTLFKPSNCANNYNLRLIEKISRLVYMDRLLTYSPTDLESEIRALGVSKDFKNKPYEHLLFLNMLHFNKLADEENELRNRRIVSFINNYTNKPYLKEQPKHLFSETKETKDYDEVIHTDEDLILNTQATNTNLTNSQLDLNTNLTSIQVDLNSNLTNTQTANLVSAGNVEVWKRDDLILLFWDTLLIFGSKSMTHLYRLLEFHSDVLKMFETPESPFEESLPYKVMWQTVVTFERDHKRLELSFDFFIRNNVFTCPMILKFLFTLPANVLMSNFFFYAVNSVFSEVHSRLVNFRESYKVALRELAGTVAMEAKKQELDTVELDYFNFFEQFVRLVSDRLSTSDANIRKVLEELLVRKLVKYSLQEKVNIKLYNSVTNVHETVKVTLYILAMPSYLLP